The Vulpes vulpes isolate BD-2025 chromosome 1, VulVul3, whole genome shotgun sequence genome contains the following window.
TTTGGGGGCGAGGGGGGCGGAGCCCAACTGCGCCCCCTCGCGCGTGCAGCTCAGGGCTCCTGCTCCCGGAGGGCCGGCGCCGCGGCGCGTCTGCACCCTTGGGGCTCGGCGCCTGGAGCCGGGTATCCGGGACGGCCGGCGGCCGCacaccccggccccgcccccgcccccgcggcccgaATCCCGCTGCGTCTAGGACCcagcggcggccgcggccccgccccctcgggcAGCAGCGCCCGCGGATTGGCTGCGGGCAGCGCGGCTCCGCCCCCGCCgtggccgccgcccgccgcccgccgcccgggctCCTGAGCGGCTGCGGGGTGCTGGTCGCCGCCGCCCGGTCCGCCGGCCCCGGGGCGCATGGGTCGGCGAGGCGGGCCCTCCTGCGCGCGGGCCATGGCGCGCCTGGCCGCCGTGCGCTCCCACTACTGCGCGCTGCTGCTGGCCGCGGCGCTGGCCGTCTGCGCCTTCTACTACCTCGGCTCGGGCCGCGAGACCTTCTCCAGCGCCACCAAGAGGCTGAAGGAGGCCCGCgccggggcccccgcggcgccctcgCCGCCCGCGCCGGAGGCGGTGCGGGGCTCGGCGGCGCCGGCCGCGGGCGCCAAGGCCAAGGGCCTGGAgggcggcgggcccgggccggTGGACTACCACCTGCTCATGATGTTCACCAAGGCGGAGCACAGCGCGGCGCTGCAGGCCAAGGCCCGCGTGGCGCTGCGCTCGCTGCTGCGTCTCGCCAAGTTCGAGCCGCACGAGGTGCTCAACCTGCACTTCGTGAGCGAGGAGGCCAGCCGCGAGGTGGCCAAGGCCCTGCTGCGGGAGCTGCTGCCGCCCGCCGCCGGCTTCAAGTGCAAGGTGAGCGGGGCTGGGCGACGGCGCGCTACGTCACCGCGctcggcggggcgggcggcgcccCCCTGCGTCAGTGCGGCCCTGCGTCACCGCGCTCGGCGGGGTGGGCGGCGCCCCCCTGCGTCCGTGCGGCCCTACGTCACCGCGCTCGGCCGGGCGGGCGGTGCCCCCCTGCGTCTGTGCGGCCCTGCGTCACCGCGCTCGGCGGGGTGGGCGGTGCCCCCCTGCATCCGTGCGGCCCTGCGTCACCGCGCtcggccgggcgggcggcgccCCCCTGCGTCCGTGCGGCCCTGCGTCACCGCGctcggcggggcgggcggccgaCGGCGCCCCTCTACGTCAGCGCGCTCGGCCGGGAcccgggccggggcgcgggggcgcggcccGTGCGTCTGCGGAGCGctcgcccccgcccgccggcgaCGCGGGAGGCAGCGCGGTCGTGCGTCCGCAGCTCCGGCTCCTCGGTCTCGGACTTGTGAGGTCGCAGCCGGTGCCCGCGGGGGCGGCCGCACGGGGTCTTGCCGAGGTCGCCTGAGCGGGAGTCGCGTGGTGCCCACCGCCCGGCCCGAGCCGCCGGAGCGCCGCCTCCCCCACGCCCCAGTTCGCGGCCCCGTTAGGAGGCGCCGCCGCCCGCGGAGACCCGCTCCTCGTCGGGGCCGCACCTCGGGCTGTGGCCTCCGTCGGGCCGCGGGCCCCGCGCTCGCACCGAGACTAGGCCTTGGGGGCCGCGCGGTGCCGGCGAcacggggcctgcggggccgctAGACCCCGCTTCTGTGCCCAGGGAGCCGGCGGGGCTCCTCCCGGACctgcggggctcggggctcggggggCGCGACGACGCCGGCCGGCGGGGCCTTGCCCTCCgctcctcccccgccccgccccgccccgccccccgttCCGCCTCCGGTCCTCTCCTCCcgtcctcccttcccctcccctcctcccgtcCCGCCTCCCGTCCCACCTtttgtcctcccctcccctcctcccttcctgtccCGCCTCCCGTCCCACTTCCGGTCCCTCCTCCCGTCCTCCCCTCCCGTcccacctcccctgctcccctcccatcttccccacccctcccgtCCCGCCTCCCGTCCCGCCTCCCATCTTCCCCACTCCTCCCGTCCCGCCTTCCGTCccgcctcccctgctcccctcccatcttccccacccctcccgtcccgcctcccctgctcccctccagtcctcccctcccctcccctcccgtcctcCCCTCCCGTCCCGCCTCCCGTCCCACCTCCCGTCccgcctcccctgctcccctcccatcttccccacccctcccgtCCCGCCTCCCGTCCCACCTCCCGTCCCGCCTcccgtcctcccctcccctcttcccctcccctcccctcccgtcctcccctcccacctcccaaggCAGGGCGGAtacggggaggggggaggcgagGAAGGCAGGCCTGCAGGGCGAagcccagggagccccagggaagTCGCGCTCACACCCAGAGGTCTCTCCTAAGGCCAttttcaagtgaaataaaaatacttcttagCTGAAATGGTCGCAGACATAGATCACAGAACATCATTAGTGACCttagattacatttttttaaactaaatattatattaatcatTCACTTAACCAGAAAAATCTTGATTTGATTATTATTGAAACTCTTTCAAAATCTACTGGTTTGTCTCCTAACAGGATGGAAGTCTGTTATTTCTTCACTTATTTAATGAACCTCCCAACGTGCTGTGTCCCACCTGTCGGGTTAGGAGCTGCTAGCCTGTGACTCGGTCGGTGGGCTGACTGCGTCAGAATCTCGCGGGTACACTTATTAAAAATTCAGCATCTGGGCCCTGCCCCAGCCTGTGGATCAGAATCCccggggtggggcctggggccttggATCCGAATTTGTATGGAGCTATAGAGGCAGAGGTGGGAGGTCACCGCCCTGAGGGATACAGGAGCTCCCGGGCTTTCTTGCCATCTCTCAGACCTGGCTCAGCCATCCTTTCCCTGTGGCCCTCCCTGGGAGCACAGTGCCCGCACATAGTGGGTGTTCAGCAAACATTTGGCTGAACAACTCTCTGTCCTGGCTCCCCTGGTTCTGCTGGCCTGGAAAGGCTGTACgttcatcttgttaaaatgctgCTTTTATGCCATTGCTTCCACTCAGAGCCTCCCGACTCCTGGCTCACTGTCCTCTCAGGTTATTCCAAATCCTAGACCCACTGTGCgtggcttcagtttccttgctcAACCTTTTCTCCCTGGGCTGCGGAAAAGCTGTCTGTTCCCATGGGGTTTTGTTTGCTCTGCTCCTGGGCCATCTGTTGCCTCGTTCTGTTGGTCGAGAGGAATCCTACACTTCTCAGCCTTACGTGGTGACCTGCCTTTTCCATAGCCTTCCTTGCTGTATCAGGTTTGATAGAATATGCCGTGGAACCCCCAAATTTTGGTGGCTTACGCAAGATTGAGCTTTATTTCTCATCTAAATGGAAGTTCAGAGGTAGGTATTCCTGGTGGCATGGGGACTTCCCGAAGTCAGCAGGGTCCTAGGCTCCTTGCAgctgtctgcttctctgtccctaGGGAGTGGCCCTTTGTCCTCATGGGCCAGGCTGGCTGCTACAGCGTTAGCCATCACATCTGTGTTGTGGTAGCACGATGGAGGAAGAATCAAGAGAAGAGGACTCAGTTAAAAAGAGGGGTTCAGTTAATAAGGAGAGGAGAGCAGGTTTTGGGGTAGACGACTCGCCAACCCTGCCCCACCCCTTAGGAGCCCAGCCTGGCTGTGATCGAGCACCTGCTGTATGTGGGACCCCAGAGTCACAGCTATGAGGGACGCCGACATGGGTCAGGCACAGCCCCTGCCATCCAGGAACCCACCCCGCTGAGCGTCACACTCCCATTCATCCTGTCCTGCTGCAGAACTCAGTAGGTTGGGCACGAGCTGGTCCTGAGGGAGTGAGAGCTCTGAGTCTCAACTCTGGCTGGCCAGTCACTAGCGTGGTGGGTGATCCGCCGCGCCTCTGTGAGTGAGGATCCAACACGCACTTCCCGAGTAATTCCAGGACATTTTTCATCACcctcaaaagaaaccccatacccatttgCTATCACTCTCCATTCCTGTCTTtccccagccctggcaaccacaaaCTTTTCTatctataaatttgcctattctgaacgTTTCATAATAATGGGCTCATTCAGTACGTGACCCTTTGTATCTGGCTTCCTTTTCTTGGCATGGATAGTACTTCATCCTTTTTAATGGTTGAAGAATACTCCATTGCCTGGCCATgccacatttattcattcattatttgatGGACGTTTGGGTGGTTTCTACTTGTTGGCTATTGTGAACGTTTGTTTATGAGTTCTTGTGTGGATGTATGTGTTCAGGTCCCTTAACCTTTGAGGAAAtgcagttttccaaagtggttgcaccaatctgcattctcaccagcagcaTATGAGGGTTCCAGATTCTCCCCACGCCCACCAGCACGTGTCGGCATCTTTCTGATCAGAGCCGATCTCATGGGTGggaagtggcatctcattgtggttttgatgtgcatttccctaatgactgatgGTGAGATGATTACATATTGATAAAGACAACTGCATACGTGTATCTGATATTTTTCTTACCTGTTTACCAAAATGCATTTTGCAAGAAACTGGTGCCTTGACTCCC
Protein-coding sequences here:
- the XXYLT1 gene encoding xyloside xylosyltransferase 1 isoform X5, whose translation is MGRRGGPSCARAMARLAAVRSHYCALLLAAALAVCAFYYLGSGRETFSSATKRLKEARAGAPAAPSPPAPEAVRGSAAPAAGAKAKGLEGGGPGPVDYHLLMMFTKAEHSAALQAKARVALRSLLRLAKFEPHEVLNLHFVSEEASREVAKALLRELLPPAAGFKCKVVFHDVGVLTDKLFPVVEAMQKHFSAGSGTYYSDSIFFLSVAMHQIMPKEILRIIQLDLDLKYKTNIRELFEEFDSFLPGAVIGIAREMQPVYRRSAWGARWPRGSRWPDGSQRRVHLGVAACAPRSGRGGPASAAEAALLEASGFSL
- the XXYLT1 gene encoding xyloside xylosyltransferase 1 isoform X3 yields the protein MGRRGGPSCARAMARLAAVRSHYCALLLAAALAVCAFYYLGSGRETFSSATKRLKEARAGAPAAPSPPAPEAVRGSAAPAAGAKAKGLEGGGPGPVDYHLLMMFTKAEHSAALQAKARVALRSLLRLAKFEPHEVLNLHFVSEEASREVAKALLRELLPPAAGFKCKVVFHDVGVLTDKLFPVVEAMQKHFSAGSGTYYSDSIFFLSVAMHQIMPKEILRIIQLDLDLKYKTNIRELFEEFDSFLPGAVIGIAREMQPVYRLGATVISGGTALSWPFLFLFVGELDRRTGVHGAWSWRPGIEPHEGCRGASAHDQKRGRRRETCSGSFQPPG
- the XXYLT1 gene encoding xyloside xylosyltransferase 1 isoform X4, with the protein product MGRRGGPSCARAMARLAAVRSHYCALLLAAALAVCAFYYLGSGRETFSSATKRLKEARAGAPAAPSPPAPEAVRGSAAPAAGAKAKGLEGGGPGPVDYHLLMMFTKAEHSAALQAKARVALRSLLRLAKFEPHEVLNLHFVSEEASREVAKALLRELLPPAAGFKCKVVFHDVGVLTDKLFPVVEAMQKHFSAGSGTYYSDSIFFLSVAMHQIMPKEILRIIQLDLDLKYKTNIRELFEEFDSFLPGAVIGIAREMQPVYRLGATVISGGTALSWPFLFLFVGELDRRTGTHSGSFATRTPGPGSGARPPRGSPASTAE